In one window of Candidatus Eisenbacteria bacterium DNA:
- a CDS encoding DUF4143 domain-containing protein has translation MQTWLCRVPRFARPALGRVISLQKLQGQLQDPGALETIAHYLRLLEDAYLVAAVPKYVKSALRQRSSPPKLVTLNNALVAVMDPRGVVDPVSDPVRFGAWTENACLAHAWNAGQRVSYWREEPYEVDGVFEGSWGSWAVEIKTGGFHVHDLSALAEFVRRHPRFLPLVICDRQGRATASRAGIASMTWQEFLAGEPLPGVEA, from the coding sequence ATTCAGACTTGGCTTTGTCGAGTGCCGCGATTTGCTCGCCCGGCGCTTGGACGAGTCATCTCCCTGCAGAAGCTGCAGGGTCAGCTGCAGGACCCTGGTGCCCTTGAGACCATCGCCCACTACCTGCGGTTGCTTGAGGATGCATACCTGGTCGCCGCAGTGCCGAAGTACGTGAAGAGCGCGCTGCGACAGCGTTCTTCTCCGCCCAAGCTCGTGACTCTGAACAATGCCCTGGTTGCGGTGATGGACCCTCGAGGTGTCGTTGATCCGGTGTCTGACCCGGTCCGGTTTGGCGCCTGGACCGAGAACGCCTGTTTGGCCCACGCCTGGAACGCGGGCCAGCGCGTCTCCTACTGGCGCGAGGAGCCCTATGAAGTGGATGGCGTGTTTGAGGGAAGCTGGGGATCGTGGGCGGTCGAGATCAAGACCGGCGGGTTTCACGTGCACGATTTGTCGGCACTGGCGGAGTTCGTTCGTCGCCATCCGCGGTTCCTGCCGTTGGTGATCTGTGACCGCCAGGGGCGGGCGACGGCAAGTCGGGCGGGGATCGCTTCCATGACCTGGCAGGAGTTCCTCGCGGGGGAGCCTCTGCCCGGAGTGGAGGCGTAG